A segment of the Lycium ferocissimum isolate CSIRO_LF1 chromosome 5, AGI_CSIRO_Lferr_CH_V1, whole genome shotgun sequence genome:
CCTAAAAAGGCGATCTCTTTTCTTGTTCATATCAGATGCATCACCGAGGTGATACCAATGTCTATAAATTAGAAGAGTAATTACTTGTCCCCCACTGTTAGTCTGGTGGAAATTTTTCTTGTACATATCTTTGCATTATATTTAGCAGAGATTATCACAAGGGCAGTGAACATCCAAGCAGATTATTTGTCGGCAAAGACTAATTCGGAGACGACACATCCTTGTCTATGGTGCCAAAATGTATCTGGAACTTATAGTGATGAGGAAGAGTATCTGTTACATAGAGCTGCTGACAAATTATTTTGAAGGAGTTCAGTGGATATGATATATACAGCACTCGTAATGTCATTTTGAGAGCAAATGAATTTTGCACCCCAGGGCTTTGGTTGCAATGCATGAATTGTGATGCTTGGGTTGGGCGCATGTCACGAGTTCAAACCCTCTTGCAGTTTAAGTATGGTATTTAAGTAGAACAAGATAGAGAGGCTCATTATCCAACGAATTTTGAACCAGGTGCCTGCTGACTTATGGTGATTCCTCTGTCCTCAAAAAAATGTGTTGAGGAACGCAAGATAACTCGTGATATTGCATTACTGTTTTTTCTCGGGTTTCTTTCAAGTTTATAATTGAGTTTGACTAAGATCACTACTGTGAACTGCATTTTCAGATAATGTTGCTGACCGTTCAATAGGAGCTAGAGGATAAACAATAGCTCTTTGGTGTTTTGCTTTGTGTTGAATTCTACAAGATATGATATAGCTACTGAATCTGTAAACCTGAGATTTGTAATATTATCATCCATTTAATTAAATATGAATGAATTTGAGTGTGATTGTAAGCTGTATCATATATGGATGAATTTGAGTGTGATTGTAAGCTTTATCATATATGGCAAATCAAATGTTTCTTATTTCTTCTCTCCATCTTCTCTAGATAAAGTTGATTATCTAAATATGCTAAACCTAACATTTGCTGCAACATTGTAGATCCCAAATTGATCATTTGACTTGAGTTAATGTGGACAGGAAATACCTGCAACTTTCCAAGGATTTGGACCATCTTTCTGCCAGCCCATAAAGGCAGGACAGTGGGATTTTGTTCTTTTGGTTTAAGCAGTAGCCGAGGCAAGATTTCATTAACGGAGTTCATCATctattatatctatatatattgaaaAGAAATTTGACCTTATATGTTGTGtcattttttcataaaaaggGGGCTCGGACGAACCCCTTTTGCCCCTCTAGTTCTGCCCCTAAGTTTAACTATCCATTAAAGACTTAATTCTCAAGTTTTAAACTTGAGACCTCCTGTTAAAGATAGAGATATTTCAAATATTCCATTACACCTCTTGATAAAGAAGCTTTGAGTTCGAACTCAAAGGTTAAGTGTGGGAGAAGAGATGCAACATAAAGCCAACGAGTTTAATTGAATCTAGCAGTgtttatacaaaataaaaatacatggAAAATAACTGAGCATTCGAGATATTCAGGTTGATCTCAAAAGATAGCAAAAGTAATTTCATCTGGGAAAACATACTTTTTGAATCTATCAAGTTTAAATTCGAGATCCGTCTCCACAGTGCGAATTTCAACAATTTGACTGCCATTAATATACTCTTTAAGTTTTTGGTTGAAATTTCATTACTCAATACTCACCATTCGATACACCAGGCAAAACGAGGCACTTCAGGTGGAGCTTGTGGCCTCCATTTGATAGGAGCACGTGTCACTGTGTAATTGGTCATCAAGAATAACCAGCACCTGCCCAAGCCTATTCAGCACGTGGCTTATGTCTAACCATTCAACTCCTATTTTTAAACTTTACAACTACTCCTTCACGTCCATTTTATTTGCCGTAGTTGCTAAAAATAGCTAGTCACTTTACCCCTATTCTAATAAATTGTGATGCAAAGAAGAAGAGTAGAATTAAATTGGgatcaaagaataaataatgATAATGTCTTTTTAGTTGATGTTTTCTTGAGAAGCTTGCAAACGACAAACATAACAAGTAAAATCAACCCGAGACagtaaatttttcttaaatcaaACTTATAGTATCAaatcttttctttatttgtttatttatttatattattttcactTCACCTGTTTAATTTGTTCTGTAGCTTACATATTTTTGAGCCCATCTTATCCAAGAATTCTCCACTtcaataattataaataatagaaCATTCGATTCCTTTAGTTTTATTGAAGAAAGAAGTATTTAAAGTAgaagtatatatgtgtgtgtgtgtggagagATAATTTAGACATAGAGTATCTTCTTTTTATAAACAAGATAGCATATTTTTATCTGCATTTGCACCTGCACCTTAGTGAACGAGTTTCTTTTCAATCTCTACAGCATATATATAGTTGGAGCAATGCAAGTATTTTCAAAAAGACTTGTGTAGAAAGGTGCAGGTGCTCTTGCAGATAAAATGGCATCTTGGCTTTCCTTTTCCCATCACTCAAAAACTCCAAGCCAAGGCACATCTTAACCTTGTACTGATGAGAGATACCAGGTAGGTGTTAATATCGGTCAACTTATTCTGATGAGAGTAACAGATAGTTACCAGCATCGGGTATACTGATGAGAGATAATAGGTAAGTGCTAATATCGGTTCAACTTGTTCGGATGAAAGATAGCAGATAGGCACCAGGTAAACATATACTAATGAGAGATAGCAGGTAAGTGTTAATATGGTTCAATTTGTTCTGATGAGAGATAGCGGATAAGCATCAACTCAACTCAATTTACACTGTTGAGATATATATAGAAGTATCCGGTGAATTGGTTGAAGTGTGCTAGCTTAAGCTGTCACTGACATTATTATAAATTactgtaattaaaaaaaagatcttTCTTATACTTTGTCTCAGTTTATGTGATAATGTACTTTTTAGTTTAATGagtataatttttcatttagaaATTATTTAACTCTAACTTTTATGTTACTTTTAATGAGATGATATATAAGCATGCAAATGTCCATAGCTTGTTTTagatatttcaaatttaaacttttttttcttaaacttcatgccGAGTCAAATATCATTACATGAATAAAACACAGAAATTAGTAGATTTTGCCAATCAAGATGTTGTTTGATCTCTCATAATAAGAAAATGCCACGATACATTTTCAATGGCAATGTTTTCAAGGATGAATAATTAAGTACTTGTCCATTGACAAAATGAATTTATTACCAATATAATTTCAGTTAGTTAAGGTTAAAATCTAAAGACCCTTATGAAGGTTATACCAGTACGTGGAATTTAGCAAGGGTATCACTTCAATCTCTTGGTTGAATACCTTAATTtccctttgattttttttttcttcttttttcttggttGAGTTAGGAGAAAGTATTGACAAAGTTACTTCCATCATGTACTGTTTTGTTTCATTTTCCTTTGGTTAAATAAAGAATCTATTGCTTTAGTTTTGGGAAAGATATAAAAAGGGTTCTCTTTATGGTTcattatccctttttttttttaaagtagtaATTGCTTGCCTAAAAATAATCAGTTAAGGAAAAGATAATTCTACTTGCAATAGTGAATATGGGGTTCAGACTTCTGGTATACAGTATACTGGTCCCATATTcacttattatttttgtttctttgacatgaaatttaaaattacTATTTAGTTTTATCATTTCAGTTTGCAAAAATAGATTGGAATTGAGAGGCATGTGAAGTCCCAAAGTAGATGGTGTGTTATCCTCAGCCCTGCCCTTGTCAAGTGTATAGAACACCTAAAGATGAGTTGTCTTTTTCAATAGTTTTTCTTCCTTATTGTAAATGTACACGCAGGCACAAGctcaataatttatttatttttccaaatatttttcactttatttggaagtTATGGGGCTAGAGTTGAAgatgtctttttcttttcagtattttgattatgattattttCACTATTTGATTTTACGCGTCACAATAATTAGGAGTTAAAAATCTATATCTTTACAACCTCCATTTCTCCTATTCGTTGTCTCTTCTGTTGGGCTTTTTAGAGTTGTTGTGTAATAAGTGCATACTGTCCATGGGAACAtccaatttttaattttatatttttttccttttatactTTTTTCTCCTCCACCTTCTCGCCACCCTCCAAATATATTCTTAAATAATACTCACCCCCCCCTTCCCAAATCTTGAATTTATTTAAATACTACTTGGGACATGCGTGGAAGTAAGGCACATAGTTTTCGCCGATGTCACATTAACTAAAAGAACAACACAAAAACTAAAACCAAAACAGAAAGTTTCAATGCTACACAACTAGTAATCCTTAGAAatcactaaacaaaataataataataaaaaaaaaaaaaaaaaaaggaaaacatcaGTTCCCATCTGTTGAGATTTTTAACCACACAATGACAAGAAAATGAACCTCCTTTTTCAAATAAATCTGTGtgccatgatttttcattctcaccgaaaaaaaaaaaaaaaaaaaaaggaaaacaattaCACAAAGCTCACCTGCTTTTCACAAAACAAAGCATACTTCACCAAAACTATAGCTTCTCTTTTCGCAAAACAAAAGCTTCCATTTTAACTTCAAGAACTCGATTTGGTCGATAAGAAGTTGTTTTATTCTCGTTTTTACATCATTTCAACTTGTATTATAATATCTAGAAGTTTAGAAACAAAACTacaaaagtaattaaaatatgtCAAGAAACTGAATAAAGGAGAAAAAGGGAATGATGGTTAActgaaaaattaaagaaaaaaatgaagaaggttATGCGACATAGGGAGAGAGAATACAAGTTAAATCAAACTCAAAAGGAGATTAATACACGCGcttgtttttaattatttttataatttatgccACATAAAATAAATTCGTTAGATGGAAATGGGGATAGTTGCGATATGATGTGTGGGCATGCACTCCATGGGAACATCCAtgttatactttttgcaaaatatattttaaataatactCATGCTTGAATTTATTTAAAACTATGATGTCGGGGACAAGGTAGGtcattcaaaagaaaagaaaggccTTATCGGTAGAGGATAAGATGCGGGAACACGAGGTTGAGATGGAGGCTCCAAAGTTGGATAAGAAGCGGTGCCACCAAAACGGCAAGTTCTTACGTAGGACCAACTACGCAGGGATGCCAAACTGCTCGAAAGACGAAAGTTAACACGGACATACTAGAGAGACAGAGAGAGGTTGGCTATTGacggtttcaggagaggtacaggtaggccgaagaagtatttgggggaggtgattagacgggaTATGGTGCAGGTGCAGCTTACCGctgacatgaccttagataggcgGTTATGGAGGATACGAATTAGGATAAAAGGTTAGTAGATAGTTGAGTGTTGTCCTCCTTATCATTTCATACTAGTAGTCGTAGTAGTATTCTTGTAGCTTTGTGTCCATTAATCTCCGCTATTTGTTGTTTTGTATTTCGACTATCTATTGTCGCTTGTACTTCGTTTGTCGTATTTGTTTGCACCTACTGTTACTTTTCTTTATAATGCTTAGCTATAGTATTTTGCTATTTCTTCTTTACTTTCGTTAATTCGATCTGACCCTCTTTTCGTCATGTTTTTTTGGAAAATGAGGGTCTTTCGGAAGCATCCTCCCTACACCCAAGATAGAGGTaaagtctgcgtacactctacccttcccagaccccaGTTGTGGAATTTctctgggtatgttgttgttgtagttcaaaagtgaaaagtgagttGGAAAAAAGGTTATAAGCCGTTTCCAAATTTGAGATATAACTTTAAGTTGAATTtgaaattctcatggccaaatacTGATttacaaataaagtaaaaaattattctaAAAAACAATGAATAATTTTTGTGACCAAACGGTTCCTAAgttcttcaaaaaaattgtataaaatcaaGACTAGGTGATGCCCGTCGAAATTATGCTTCATTAATCACGGTTGATTATAAGGAGCAATATTAAAATTTACCACGAAAGGCAAGTATTGGTACAaactacaaaataaataaaggtcgatttgaaattttgaattgatATTTGCTCCAAGTCTTGAGCAAGTTATGAATAAATTGGAATATAATAATCTTACTACGACATGTAATGTATAGTGTAGTAGTATTTTGTTATCTATTGAAAATGTATTTCAATGGGCTATGacattcatgttttaagttttctcaaattctcaacgacaacaacatatccagtgaaatcccacaaagtggggtctggagaaTTTCAAATGCTTGTtcataattaaaatttagatacaCTCTACAGTCCAAAGTATGGACTATGGTCgattataaattatataaagtCTTTTACTACTATCATTTATTGTTACTCTGTGTTCCATCACTTATCAAGTTTTAATATATGGCGAGATATTtttgtttaatcaaattaattaatgTAGTAATAATTGTAAGATTAGAATAATAATGTAATATTATTAAGTATCAAAGCAACTGtagaatattaattttaattatcccCAACTGAAAAACAATTATAAGATGAAACTTGCATACATATGAAGTATGAGCTAAAATCTCTATTTTTTCTTTGCTTAAATAATTACTCCAtctggttcaaaataagtgtataCTTAGCCTTTAGCACATCCTTTAAGAAAATACcaactcttaaaaaaaattgatattttaactaatttacccttaattaaataCTACTACCTAATTAATATAGTTTTTTGATTACATAAAAACTTAATTATCTAAATAGGGGTTAATTTGGAAGGAAATAAAgggatattttcaaaaatatagcccaacataaaatattacaccATGTAGCCATATTTTCAGCTTATACaattttatacaacattatacttagaggaaagcattatacataatgtgtcaaccttgtataaaagtgtataaaagaatttatacacaaatatgggctaaattggataaaaaattcaaaatatgagCTAAAGTGTGTAGATATTTCCTATTTTTTCCAATTCCTTTTTAATTATGTAAGTGAACGTGTTTCGAGccaaaatgaaaaggggaagtaACACTGTATGCCAATTATGGCAAAATATTTACCCATTTtagcccccttttttttattacCAGCTATAGCCACTTTTTCACCCTACTGTTTTTTCCTTCCTCCTTCATCTCCACAACCTATAAACACCCCTTGTACATTATGTATAAACCCcttgtataaacacctcttgtaTAAGTTTGTATAATAGCTACTAGCTCCTCCACCACTGTACAACCTATAAACACCCCTTGTACATTATGTATAAACCCCTCTTGTATAagtttgtataatattatatactagttttatactccctccatttcaatttatatgaagcTAACTCATTTGactaaaatcatcattttctcacatttaagaaaaaggaattttgaaacttatggtataagccttgaaaatttgtgtagTTTGGAAGGAGAATCATATAAAgtaaatttgtttccaaattataaagacattttattttgtacggataaaaaggaaataaacgttcaaacaaattgaaagaaaatatttacccgtatattattatacacttttatataagGTTTATATATTGTATACAATAGGTATATAAAGTTGTATATCactgtataatattgtataccgTCAAAAAGTGTCAATACAagtgtaatttaaaaatatatctacACAAATGTAATTATATGCTGGATTGTACATTACTGAAATTTAAAACACAACATTTATTATGAACCAAGCCACCGAGGTGAAAATCTAATGAGACTAATACGACGCCGTTGCTGAGATAACTATATATAAGGAATCAATATTAGGGTTTCAAttctcttcaaaaaaaaaaaaaaaaaaatgggaggaAAGTGTCCGCACAGGAGTGTAAAGAAGAGAAGATACTCTCACAAGCAATATCGGCGTACAAAGTTTCTTGTAAACGGTGACGACGTCGTTTACGATGAGTTGAAAAAACCTGAAGATCAAAGGAAAGAGTTGCCTCTTGATGAAGATTTACCTGGAATGGGTCAATACTACTGTATTCACTGCGAGTAATATACACAAACACacttctttgaaaatatttactcCATACTTTGAGTTATGTTACCTGATtttagctcatatttgtgtATTAACACCTTTATACTGCAAGTAATGTAAAAACTAATTTCTTAGGCTCCAGAAAAATAGTTTGTTGCTTAAATAAATTTGCATATGTTTAAAGCAAGACACTATGAGGTTTTTGAATTCGAAGTGCAACTTCTAGTGATGGGGGTAGgcagggaggggggggggggggggtagggtaGGAAGGTAGGGAGTGGGTGGGTTGGgaactatgttgctcggactcttcaaaaatatcgacgggtgcgtgtcggattctccaaaagtagTTATCTTTGGAGGATCCGATACGGGTGCGGCagcatttttggagagtccaagAAACTTAGGTTGGGAATGTgttggtgtgttgttgttgaacgggaaaatgttttccctcaaatttttaAACAACGACAAAGTGCAAGTTGTTTGTTGCCTAAATTTTACTGAATTTTACACTTCTATTTACACGctttagcccatattttgagtttgttacccgGTGTAGttccatatttgtgtataagcGTCTTTTATACTAGAT
Coding sequences within it:
- the LOC132057339 gene encoding uncharacterized protein LOC132057339 codes for the protein MGGKCPHRSVKKRRYSHKQYRRTKFLVNGDDVVYDELKKPEDQRKELPLDEDLPGMGQYYCIHCDRYFANVTVRDEHFKTKKHRKRVKIMMGPKPHTQLDADLAAGMGMPDNGPKLMSMS